CATATCGACATCGTCACCGCCTCCCCCATCACAGACGGCCTGTGGACCGTCAGCGCCAAAGAACAAGTGTGGATGAGCCACGGCGACCGCGTCACCAAACTGCCCGCCGGGTTTAGCGTGATCGGGCAATCGTCCGGCGCGCCCTATGCCTTCATTGCGAATGATGAACGCCGCTTCTATGGCGTGCAATTCCACCCGGAGGTGGTGCATACACCGCATGGCGGGCAATTGCTGAAAAACTTCACCCATAAAATCTGCGGCTGCTCCGGCGATTGGACCATGGAGTCCTTCCGCGATGAAATGATCGCGAAAATCCGTAAACAGGTGGGCAAGGAACGCGTGATCTGCGGCCTGTCCGGCGGCGTTGATTCATCCGTAACCGCCGTGCTGCTGCACGAAGCCATTGGCGATCAACTGACCTGTATCTATGTCGATACCGGCCTGATGCGCGCGAATGAAAGCCAGCAGGTCGTCAGCCTGTTCCGCGAACATTACAACATCCCGCTGATCCACGAAGATGCATCGGACTTATTCCTGACGCGTCTGGCGGGTGTATCCGACCCGGAAACCAAACGCAAAATCATCGGCGCCAGCTTTATCGAAGTGTTCGATAACTGCACCGCCCGCGTTGGCGATGCCGCATTTTTGGCCCAGGGCACATTGTACCCCGACGTCATTGAATCGGTCAGCTTCACCGGCGGCCCCAGCGTCACGATCAAATCGCACCACAATGTCGGCGGCCTGCCCGAGGGCATGAAATTCAAACTGGTCGAACCGCTGCGTGAATTGTTCAAGGACGAAGTGCGCGCGCTTGGCATTGCTCTGGGCATGCACCCGGACTTCGTCAAACGCCACCCCTTCCCCGGCCCCGGCCTGGCCATCCGCATTCCCGGCGAAATCACGCGCGAGAAACTGGATATATTGCGCAAAGCCGACACGATCTACCTCGAAGAAATCCGCAGCCACGGCCTGTATGACGCCATCTGGCAAGCCTTCGTCGTCCTGCTGCCCGTCCGCACCGTCGGCGTGATGGGCGATGGCCGCACCTATGACTACGCCTGCGCCCTGCGCGCCGTGACATCAACGGACGGCATGACCGCCGACTACTTCCCCTTCGACCACAGCTTCCTCGGCAAAGTCGCCACCCGGATTATCAACGAAGTGCCGGGGATTAACCGGGTGACGTATGATATTACCAGCAAGCCGCCGGGGACGATTGAGTGGGAGTGAGAGCAAATGCCTTTGTTCGAAACCTTAATAGCACCCCAGAACGTCATTGGTTTATGGACTGTCATAAGCGCCACTAACGCCGCGCTCATAACTTTATTAGGTATTTTTCTTAACAATCTCTACGAAAACAAAAGAAAAAGAGAAGATCGAAAACACAAGCTCATTCGTGATGCTTATATGGGAGGAATAGAATACCTCTCTTATTCTCAAAACAAGATAAACTCATTTTCGAAAAACGGCACTCTAGAAGTAGAGGATCACGATAGAGAATACAGCGAAAAATTTTACAAATTATTTGCAATTGCATCACCAGAAGTTATCGATATTTATTCCAAATTATCCGCGCAATATGGTGACTGCCTATTCACTTTAGGAAAGGATGCCCTCCTCCTACAGGAATGTAGCGGTAAGGTCGCGTTCCACAAACAAGGCATCGATATCGCCCTCGAAGGCATGAAAATTGCTACAGAAAACATGCAT
The window above is part of the Micavibrio aeruginosavorus ARL-13 genome. Proteins encoded here:
- the guaA gene encoding glutamine-hydrolyzing GMP synthase translates to MQNDSAAAQTAHEPIPSATGHHDRILILDFGSQVTQLIARRLRENGVYCEIWPFNAASDERIYDFGPKGIILSGGPASVTDAGSPRAPDCVFAMGVPVFGICYGQQTMVEQLGGKVESHHAETDGTDGGREFGRAHIDIVTASPITDGLWTVSAKEQVWMSHGDRVTKLPAGFSVIGQSSGAPYAFIANDERRFYGVQFHPEVVHTPHGGQLLKNFTHKICGCSGDWTMESFRDEMIAKIRKQVGKERVICGLSGGVDSSVTAVLLHEAIGDQLTCIYVDTGLMRANESQQVVSLFREHYNIPLIHEDASDLFLTRLAGVSDPETKRKIIGASFIEVFDNCTARVGDAAFLAQGTLYPDVIESVSFTGGPSVTIKSHHNVGGLPEGMKFKLVEPLRELFKDEVRALGIALGMHPDFVKRHPFPGPGLAIRIPGEITREKLDILRKADTIYLEEIRSHGLYDAIWQAFVVLLPVRTVGVMGDGRTYDYACALRAVTSTDGMTADYFPFDHSFLGKVATRIINEVPGINRVTYDITSKPPGTIEWE